One part of the Mycobacterium marinum genome encodes these proteins:
- a CDS encoding purine-nucleoside phosphorylase — protein MTGPQPDPDELARRAAQVIGERTGIAEHDVAVVLGSGWSAAIAALGSPTAVLAQTEVPGFTPPSAAGHAGELLSVPVGDHRVLVLAGRIHAYEGHDLRHVVHPVRTACAAGARTVVLTNAAGGLRPDMQVGQPVLISDHLNLTARSPLVGAQFVDLTDAYSARLRAVARQADPELAEGVYAGLPGPHYETPAEIRMLRVLGADLVGMSTVHETIAARAAGAEVLGVSLVTNLAAGITGEPLSHAEVLAAGAASAARIGSLLATVIAGLRNSDA, from the coding sequence GTGACTGGCCCCCAGCCCGATCCCGACGAACTCGCACGCCGCGCGGCCCAGGTCATCGGCGAGCGCACCGGGATCGCTGAGCATGACGTCGCGGTAGTTCTCGGATCCGGATGGTCGGCGGCCATCGCCGCGCTGGGATCCCCGACCGCCGTGCTGGCGCAGACCGAAGTTCCCGGGTTCACCCCGCCGAGCGCGGCCGGGCACGCGGGCGAGCTGCTGTCGGTGCCCGTCGGCGATCACCGGGTGCTGGTACTGGCGGGCCGCATTCACGCCTACGAGGGGCATGACCTGCGCCATGTGGTGCACCCGGTGCGAACGGCGTGCGCGGCGGGCGCGCGGACCGTGGTACTGACCAACGCGGCCGGCGGGTTGCGACCGGACATGCAGGTCGGCCAGCCGGTGTTGATCAGCGACCACCTGAACCTGACCGCGCGATCGCCACTGGTCGGGGCGCAGTTCGTGGATCTGACCGACGCCTACTCGGCGCGGCTGCGCGCGGTCGCCCGGCAAGCCGACCCCGAGTTGGCCGAAGGCGTGTACGCCGGCCTGCCGGGGCCGCATTACGAGACACCCGCCGAGATCCGCATGCTGCGGGTGTTGGGCGCCGACCTGGTCGGCATGTCGACGGTGCACGAGACCATTGCCGCCCGCGCGGCGGGGGCCGAGGTGCTCGGTGTTTCGCTGGTGACCAACCTGGCCGCCGGGATCACCGGTGAGCCGCTGAGCCACGCCGAGGTGCTTGCGGCGGGCGCCGCGTCGGCGGCGCGGATCGGCTCACTGCTAGCCACCGTCATCGCCGGGTTGCGCAACAGTGACGCCTGA
- a CDS encoding M20 family metallopeptidase, which yields MPALVLDTVEELVRRRAGDLVELSHAIHAEPELAFAEHRSCAKTQALVAERGFEITRAAAGLDTAFRADFGDGPLVVGICAEYDALPEIGHACGHNIIAASAVGTALALAEVADDLGLTVALLGTPAEESGGGKALMLDAGVFDDITLALMVHPGPTDIAGARSLALSEVTVRYRGKESHAAVAPHLGVNAADALTIAQVAIGLLRQQLAPGQMTHGIVIDGGQAVNVIPGHAMMQYAMRAVESESLRDLEGRMFACFAAGALAAGCEYDIDAAAPAYAELKPDHWLVEVCREEMLRLGRTPVPASVEEGLPLGSTDMGNVTQVLPGIHPVIGVDAGGATVHQRAFAAAAAGHSADQAVVDGAIMLARTAVALAENPDQRDRVLAAQQRRAAS from the coding sequence ATGCCCGCACTCGTCTTGGACACCGTCGAAGAGTTGGTGCGACGGCGTGCCGGTGATCTGGTCGAGCTCTCCCACGCGATCCACGCCGAGCCGGAGTTGGCCTTCGCCGAGCACCGCAGCTGTGCCAAGACACAGGCGCTGGTGGCCGAACGTGGCTTCGAGATCACCCGGGCCGCCGCGGGGCTGGACACCGCATTTCGGGCCGATTTCGGCGATGGACCGCTGGTGGTGGGAATTTGCGCCGAATATGACGCGCTGCCCGAAATCGGGCACGCCTGCGGGCACAACATCATTGCGGCATCGGCGGTGGGGACCGCGCTGGCCCTGGCCGAAGTCGCCGACGATCTCGGTCTGACGGTCGCATTGCTGGGCACGCCGGCCGAGGAGTCCGGCGGTGGCAAGGCACTGATGTTGGACGCCGGGGTATTCGACGACATCACGCTGGCCCTGATGGTGCATCCGGGGCCCACGGACATCGCCGGCGCTCGATCCCTGGCGTTGTCCGAGGTCACCGTGCGTTACCGGGGTAAGGAGTCGCACGCCGCCGTGGCGCCGCACCTGGGGGTCAATGCTGCCGACGCCCTAACCATTGCGCAGGTGGCAATCGGATTGCTGCGGCAGCAACTGGCGCCGGGGCAGATGACCCATGGAATCGTTATCGACGGAGGTCAGGCGGTCAACGTAATTCCCGGGCACGCAATGATGCAGTACGCGATGCGCGCGGTCGAGTCGGAATCGCTGCGCGACTTGGAGGGCAGGATGTTTGCTTGCTTTGCGGCGGGGGCGCTGGCCGCCGGATGTGAATACGACATCGATGCGGCCGCACCCGCATATGCGGAATTGAAACCCGACCACTGGCTGGTCGAGGTGTGTCGAGAAGAGATGCTTCGGCTTGGGCGCACCCCGGTGCCGGCCAGCGTCGAGGAGGGGCTGCCGCTGGGCAGCACCGACATGGGCAACGTGACACAGGTGCTGCCGGGCATCCATCCGGTGATCGGTGTCGACGCCGGCGGGGCCACGGTGCACCAGCGCGCCTTCGCGGCCGCCGCGGCCGGTCACAGCGCTGACCAAGCGGTCGTCGACGGCGCAATCATGCTGGCGCGCACCGCGGTCGCGCTGGCCGAGAATCCGGACCAGCGGGACCGAGTGCTGGCCGCCCAGCAGCGCAGGGCGGCGTCATGA
- a CDS encoding amidohydrolase: MSLVDTAESWLAAHYDELVGWRRHIHRYPELGRQEFATTQFVAERLADAGLNPKILPGGTGLTCDFGPEHQPRIALRADMDALPMAERTGAPYASTMPNIAHACGHDGHTAILLGTALALATVPELPVGVRLIFQAAEELMPGGAIDAIAAGALTGVSRIFALHCDPRLEVGRVAVRQGPITSAADHIEITLYSPGGHTSRPHLTADLVYGLGTLITGLPGVLSRRVDPRNSTVLVWGAVNAGVAANAIPQTGVLAGTVRTASRQTWIDLEEIIRESITALLSPLAIEHTLQYRRGVPPVVNEEVSTHILTHAIESVSPDALADTRQSGGGEDFSWYLEEVPGAMGRLGVWSGDGPQLDLHQPTFDLDERALGIGVRVMVNIIEQAAAF; the protein is encoded by the coding sequence ATGAGCCTTGTCGACACCGCCGAATCCTGGCTGGCCGCGCACTATGACGAGCTGGTCGGCTGGCGCCGGCACATCCATCGCTATCCGGAGCTGGGCCGCCAGGAGTTCGCCACCACCCAGTTTGTCGCCGAACGGCTTGCCGACGCCGGGCTCAACCCCAAGATATTGCCCGGCGGGACGGGACTGACCTGCGATTTCGGTCCCGAGCATCAGCCCAGGATCGCGCTGCGTGCCGACATGGACGCGCTGCCGATGGCCGAGCGCACCGGTGCGCCCTACGCCTCGACGATGCCCAACATCGCCCACGCCTGCGGGCACGACGGCCACACCGCGATTCTGCTGGGTACCGCGCTGGCGTTGGCGACGGTGCCGGAGCTGCCGGTCGGGGTGCGTCTGATATTCCAGGCCGCCGAGGAGCTGATGCCCGGCGGCGCCATCGACGCGATCGCGGCCGGAGCACTGACCGGGGTGTCACGGATCTTTGCCCTGCACTGCGATCCCCGGCTCGAGGTGGGCAGGGTTGCGGTGCGGCAGGGGCCTATCACCTCGGCGGCCGACCATATCGAGATCACGCTGTATTCACCCGGTGGGCACACGTCGCGGCCACACCTGACCGCCGACCTGGTCTACGGGCTGGGCACGCTGATCACCGGGCTGCCCGGCGTGCTGTCGCGGCGCGTCGACCCCCGTAACAGCACCGTCCTGGTCTGGGGGGCGGTCAACGCGGGCGTGGCCGCCAACGCCATTCCGCAAACCGGTGTGTTGGCCGGCACCGTTCGCACCGCCAGCCGGCAGACCTGGATCGATCTGGAAGAGATCATCCGTGAGTCCATCACTGCGCTGCTGTCGCCACTGGCAATCGAGCACACGCTGCAATACCGGCGCGGCGTTCCACCGGTGGTCAACGAGGAAGTCTCGACCCACATCCTCACCCACGCCATCGAATCCGTCAGCCCGGATGCGCTGGCCGATACTCGCCAGTCAGGCGGCGGCGAGGATTTCTCCTGGTACCTAGAAGAGGTCCCGGGTGCGATGGGGCGTCTGGGAGTTTGGTCCGGCGACGGGCCGCAGCTGGACTTACATCAGCCGACGTTTGACCTCGATGAGCGGGCACTGGGGATCGGCGTGCGCGTGATGGTCAACATCATCGAGCAGGCCGCGGCGTTCTAA
- a CDS encoding gamma-glutamylcyclotransferase, giving the protein MPLYAAYGSNMHPDQMLMRAPHSPMAGTGWLPGWRLTFGGEDIGWEGALATVVEDPDSKVFVVLYDMTPADEKNLDHWEGSEFGIHQKIRCRVERLSSDTTTDPVLAWLYVLDAWEGGLPSARYLGVMADAAEIAGAPSDYVHDLRTRPARNIGPGTGT; this is encoded by the coding sequence GTGCCGCTCTACGCCGCGTACGGATCGAACATGCATCCCGATCAGATGCTCATGCGTGCACCCCACTCCCCGATGGCCGGAACCGGCTGGTTGCCCGGGTGGCGGCTGACCTTCGGCGGCGAGGACATCGGCTGGGAAGGAGCCCTGGCCACCGTCGTCGAGGATCCCGACTCCAAGGTGTTCGTGGTGCTCTACGACATGACACCGGCCGACGAGAAGAACCTCGACCACTGGGAGGGCTCGGAGTTCGGCATCCACCAGAAGATCCGCTGCCGGGTGGAGCGATTGTCCTCGGACACCACCACCGATCCCGTCCTGGCCTGGCTGTACGTGCTCGACGCCTGGGAGGGCGGTCTGCCGTCGGCGCGCTACCTGGGCGTGATGGCCGATGCCGCCGAGATCGCGGGCGCACCAAGCGATTATGTGCACGATTTGCGTACCCGGCCGGCCCGCAACATCGGCCCGGGGACCGGAACCTAG
- a CDS encoding NAD(P)H-quinone dehydrogenase, with protein sequence MVTRIVILGGGPAGYEAALVAATSHPESAQVTVIDSDGIGGAAVLDDCVPSKTFIASTGLRTELRRAPHLGFLIDFDEAKISLPKIHARVKELAAAQSADITAQLLSVGVHVIAGKGELLDPAPGLRHRVKATAADGTTSEHDADVVLIATGASPRILPSARPDGERILTWRQLYDLDALPQHLIVVGSGVTGAEFVDAYTELGVRVTVVASQDHVLPYEDADAALVLEESFAERGVRLFKNARAQSVTRTDNGVLVTMTDGRTVEGSHALMTIGSIPNTSGLGLERVGIELGPGNYLNVDRVSRTSVPGIYAAGDCTGLLPLASVAAMQGRIAMYHALGEGVSPIRLRTVAATVFTRPEIAAVGVPQSAIDNGSVLARTIMLPLRTNARAKMSEVRHGFVKVFCRRSTGVVIGGVVVAPIASELILPIAVAVQNRITVNELAQTLAVYPSLSGSITEAARRLMAHDDLD encoded by the coding sequence GTGGTGACCCGCATCGTGATCCTCGGTGGAGGCCCAGCCGGTTACGAAGCCGCGCTGGTGGCCGCCACCTCACACCCCGAATCAGCCCAAGTCACAGTGATCGACTCCGACGGTATCGGTGGTGCCGCCGTTCTGGACGACTGTGTGCCGTCCAAGACGTTCATCGCGTCCACCGGCCTGCGCACCGAGCTGCGAAGAGCGCCTCACCTGGGCTTCCTCATCGACTTCGACGAGGCGAAAATCTCGTTGCCCAAGATCCACGCCCGGGTCAAGGAGCTGGCCGCGGCGCAGTCGGCGGACATCACCGCCCAGCTGCTCAGCGTGGGCGTGCACGTGATCGCCGGTAAGGGCGAGCTGCTCGACCCCGCACCCGGCCTGCGCCACCGCGTCAAGGCGACGGCCGCCGACGGCACCACCAGCGAGCACGACGCCGACGTCGTGTTGATCGCCACCGGAGCGAGCCCGCGGATCCTGCCGTCGGCGCGACCGGACGGCGAGCGCATCCTGACCTGGCGGCAGCTCTACGACCTGGACGCGTTGCCCCAGCACCTGATCGTGGTGGGCTCGGGGGTGACGGGCGCGGAGTTCGTCGACGCCTACACCGAACTGGGTGTGCGGGTCACGGTGGTGGCCAGCCAGGATCACGTGTTGCCCTACGAGGACGCCGACGCCGCACTGGTCTTGGAGGAGTCGTTCGCCGAACGCGGCGTCCGACTGTTCAAGAACGCCCGCGCCCAGTCCGTCACCCGCACCGACAACGGGGTTCTGGTGACCATGACCGACGGCCGCACCGTCGAGGGCAGCCACGCGCTGATGACGATCGGGTCGATCCCCAACACCAGCGGCCTCGGCCTGGAACGCGTGGGTATCGAACTCGGACCGGGAAACTATCTGAACGTGGACCGGGTGTCACGCACGTCGGTGCCCGGCATTTACGCCGCGGGCGACTGCACCGGCCTGTTGCCGCTGGCCTCGGTCGCCGCGATGCAGGGTCGCATTGCGATGTACCACGCGCTGGGGGAGGGCGTGAGCCCGATCCGGTTGCGCACGGTTGCGGCGACGGTGTTCACCAGGCCCGAGATCGCTGCCGTCGGCGTGCCGCAGTCGGCGATCGACAACGGTTCGGTGCTTGCCCGCACCATCATGTTGCCGTTGCGGACCAACGCCCGGGCCAAGATGTCTGAGGTGCGGCACGGTTTCGTCAAGGTCTTCTGCCGGCGGTCCACCGGTGTGGTCATCGGCGGCGTGGTGGTGGCGCCGATCGCTTCCGAGCTGATCCTGCCGATCGCGGTGGCGGTGCAGAACCGGATCACGGTCAACGAGCTGGCCCAGACACTGGCCGTTTACCCGTCGTTATCGGGTTCGATCACCGAGGCCGCTCGCCGCCTGATGGCCCACGATGATCTGGACTGA
- a CDS encoding glycerol-3-phosphate dehydrogenase/oxidase — protein sequence MSNPTDASQRDQTGPAGSLGPEQRALAWERLGAEQFDVVVIGGGVVGSGCALDAATRGLKVALIEARDLASGTSSRSSKMFHGGLRYLEQLEFGLVREALFERELSLTTLAPHLVKPLPFLFPLTKRGWERPYIAAGIFLYDRLGGAKSVPAQKHLTRAGALRLSPGLKRSSLIGGIRYYDTVVDDARHTMTVARTASHYGAVVRCSTQVVALLREGDRVVGVRVRDSEDGSITEVRGHVVVNATGVWTDEIQALSKQRGRFQVRASKGVHVVVPRDRIVSDVAMILRTEKSVMFIIPWGSHWIIGTTDTDWNLDLAHPAATKADIDYILGTVNAVLATPLTHADIDGVYAGLRPLLAGESDDTSKLSREHAVAVPAAGLVAIAGGKYTTYRVMAADAIDAAVQFVPARVAPSITEKVSLLGADGYFALVNQVEHVGEMVGLHPYRVRHLLDRYGSLINEVLELAADDPDLLTPIKEAPGYLKVEALYAVTAEGALHLEDILARRMRVSIEYPHRGVDCAREVADVVAPVLGWTVEDIEREVANYKARVEAEVLSQAQPDDVSADMLRASAPEARAEILEPVPLN from the coding sequence GTGAGCAATCCGACCGACGCATCGCAGCGTGACCAGACCGGGCCCGCCGGTTCGCTGGGGCCCGAGCAGCGCGCGTTGGCTTGGGAGCGGCTCGGTGCCGAGCAGTTCGATGTGGTGGTTATCGGCGGCGGGGTAGTGGGCTCCGGGTGTGCGCTGGACGCCGCTACCCGCGGGCTGAAGGTGGCCCTGATCGAAGCCCGCGATCTGGCCTCTGGCACGTCGAGCCGTTCGTCGAAGATGTTCCACGGTGGACTGCGCTACCTCGAACAACTGGAATTCGGCCTGGTGCGCGAAGCTCTTTTCGAGCGCGAGCTGTCGCTGACCACGTTGGCGCCGCATCTGGTCAAGCCCCTGCCGTTTCTGTTCCCGCTCACCAAGCGTGGCTGGGAACGTCCCTATATTGCCGCCGGGATCTTCCTCTACGACCGCCTCGGCGGCGCAAAATCGGTTCCCGCGCAGAAGCATTTGACCCGTGCCGGCGCGTTGCGGCTGAGCCCGGGCCTCAAACGCAGCTCCCTGATCGGCGGTATCCGCTACTACGACACCGTCGTCGACGATGCCCGGCACACCATGACGGTCGCTCGTACCGCGTCGCACTACGGGGCGGTCGTCCGTTGTTCCACCCAGGTGGTAGCGCTGCTGCGCGAGGGCGACCGGGTGGTCGGGGTGCGGGTGCGCGATTCCGAGGATGGCTCGATCACCGAGGTCCGCGGGCACGTGGTGGTCAATGCCACCGGGGTCTGGACCGACGAGATTCAGGCGCTGTCCAAGCAACGCGGGCGATTCCAGGTTCGAGCGTCCAAGGGTGTGCACGTGGTGGTGCCCCGGGACCGCATCGTCAGCGACGTCGCGATGATCCTGCGCACCGAGAAGTCGGTCATGTTCATCATTCCGTGGGGAAGCCACTGGATCATCGGGACTACCGACACCGACTGGAACCTGGACCTGGCCCACCCCGCGGCCACCAAGGCCGACATCGACTACATCCTGGGCACGGTCAACGCGGTGCTGGCCACGCCCCTGACGCATGCCGACATCGACGGCGTATACGCCGGTCTGCGACCACTGCTGGCCGGGGAGAGCGACGACACGTCCAAGCTGTCGCGCGAGCACGCTGTGGCGGTACCGGCGGCGGGGCTGGTGGCCATCGCCGGCGGCAAATACACCACCTACCGGGTGATGGCGGCCGACGCGATCGACGCCGCCGTGCAGTTCGTTCCGGCCCGGGTGGCGCCGTCGATCACCGAGAAGGTCAGCCTGCTGGGCGCCGACGGCTACTTTGCTCTGGTCAACCAGGTGGAACACGTCGGCGAGATGGTCGGTCTGCACCCCTACCGAGTGCGTCACCTATTGGACCGCTACGGATCGCTGATCAACGAGGTGCTGGAACTGGCGGCCGACGATCCGGACCTGCTGACGCCCATCAAGGAGGCTCCTGGCTACCTCAAGGTGGAGGCCCTTTACGCCGTCACCGCCGAGGGCGCGCTGCATCTGGAAGACATCCTGGCCCGCCGCATGCGGGTCTCCATCGAGTACCCGCACCGTGGTGTCGACTGCGCCCGTGAGGTGGCCGACGTGGTCGCACCGGTGCTCGGGTGGACCGTTGAGGACATCGAGCGGGAAGTCGCGAACTACAAGGCGCGGGTGGAAGCGGAGGTCCTGTCGCAGGCCCAGCCTGACGACGTATCGGCGGACATGTTGCGGGCCAGCGCACCCGAGGCGCGTGCCGAGATCCTCGAGCCGGTGCCGCTGAATTGA
- a CDS encoding FMN-binding glutamate synthase family protein, protein MKPRSVAAVLGGGMAGVAGWDLWQRRHAILRNFPIIGHLRFLLEAVGPELRQYIVTDNNEERPFSRDQRRWVYTSSKLTNRYFGFGTDNDLERAHNYPIIKHAAFPVSAPDGEPAHPDPAVALPAAKVLGGARGRAKAFRPSSLVNISGMSYGALGGAAISALNQGAAIAGALHTTGEGAVSPYHLNGGDLVWQIGTGYFGCRNDDGTFSLSRLIDRVAATPSIRAIEIKLSQGAKPGLGGMLPGAKVTADIAAIRGIPVGVDCKSPAGHSAFADVDGMLELVETIADATGLPVGIKSAVGEGLFWPQLAGRMARTGRGVDFVTVDGGEGGTGAAPLVFSDHVALPFKWAFPRVFRAFAEEDLHHDVVFIGSAKLGIPENALLALAMGADMINVGRTAMFAIGCIQAQRCHTGRCPSGVATQSAWLQHGLDPALKAVRCANYLATLRFELLSLARACGYVHPALVPLQAIELLDVDLQTVQVDDLFGYQPGWGIPSPADVAAITALMTKASPPR, encoded by the coding sequence ATGAAGCCGCGATCGGTGGCGGCGGTGCTCGGCGGCGGTATGGCTGGGGTAGCGGGCTGGGATCTCTGGCAGCGCCGGCACGCCATCCTGCGCAACTTCCCGATCATCGGCCATCTGCGCTTTCTGCTCGAAGCCGTCGGACCGGAGTTGCGCCAGTACATCGTCACCGACAACAACGAAGAGCGGCCCTTCAGCCGTGACCAACGGCGCTGGGTGTACACGTCGTCGAAATTGACCAACCGATACTTCGGATTCGGCACCGACAACGACCTGGAGCGGGCCCACAACTACCCCATCATCAAGCACGCGGCATTTCCGGTATCGGCCCCGGACGGCGAGCCCGCTCATCCCGATCCCGCCGTCGCGCTGCCGGCGGCAAAGGTGCTTGGTGGCGCCCGCGGGCGTGCCAAAGCCTTCCGGCCCTCGTCTTTGGTCAACATTTCCGGGATGAGCTACGGCGCGCTCGGTGGCGCGGCCATCAGCGCGCTGAATCAGGGCGCGGCGATCGCGGGCGCCCTGCACACCACCGGTGAGGGCGCGGTGTCGCCCTATCACCTCAACGGTGGCGACCTGGTATGGCAGATCGGCACCGGATACTTCGGCTGCCGCAACGACGACGGGACGTTCAGCCTGTCGCGGCTGATCGATCGGGTGGCCGCCACGCCCTCGATACGCGCGATCGAAATCAAGCTGAGCCAAGGCGCCAAACCGGGCCTGGGCGGCATGCTGCCGGGCGCCAAAGTCACCGCGGATATCGCTGCCATCAGGGGGATTCCGGTCGGAGTGGACTGCAAGAGCCCCGCCGGACACTCCGCGTTCGCTGACGTCGACGGGATGCTCGAGCTGGTGGAGACCATCGCCGATGCGACGGGTCTGCCCGTCGGCATCAAGTCCGCCGTCGGCGAAGGGTTGTTTTGGCCCCAGCTTGCGGGACGGATGGCACGCACCGGTCGCGGTGTCGACTTCGTGACCGTCGACGGCGGAGAGGGCGGCACCGGTGCGGCCCCGCTGGTCTTCAGCGACCATGTCGCCCTGCCCTTCAAATGGGCCTTCCCCAGGGTGTTTCGCGCCTTCGCCGAAGAGGACCTGCACCACGACGTGGTGTTCATCGGCTCCGCCAAGCTCGGTATCCCCGAGAACGCGCTGCTGGCCCTGGCGATGGGCGCCGACATGATCAACGTCGGCCGGACCGCCATGTTCGCCATCGGTTGCATCCAGGCTCAGCGCTGCCACACCGGCCGATGCCCGTCCGGCGTGGCCACCCAGTCGGCGTGGTTGCAGCACGGTCTGGACCCGGCCCTCAAAGCGGTGCGCTGTGCCAACTATCTGGCCACGCTGCGCTTCGAGTTGCTGTCTTTGGCCCGGGCCTGCGGCTACGTGCACCCCGCCCTCGTCCCGTTGCAGGCGATCGAGCTTCTCGACGTGGACCTGCAGACCGTGCAGGTCGACGACTTGTTCGGCTACCAGCCGGGTTGGGGCATACCCAGCCCCGCTGACGTGGCGGCGATCACGGCTCTGATGACCAAGGCGAGCCCACCCCGATAG
- a CDS encoding DUF5994 family protein — MERETRLQLRSFRPALEHVDGAWWPRSRQLVDELPGLVASITERLGPIVMVGYHRNGWEQTPTVAEIAGHTVELLGFSSDDPASLILIGQDGHHLTLRVISPDASDQSAQRTLDEVRVDTDAGSPPAGRSLVERNVADVADKLARHEGLDDDQRTAQIKRWCEEAAAQFVDAPVQTFVPILVEHIVRNRMIESRGATHSPLLERSPEPANSR; from the coding sequence ATGGAGCGCGAAACTCGCTTGCAGCTGAGATCATTTCGGCCTGCTTTGGAACATGTCGATGGCGCGTGGTGGCCGCGGTCGAGGCAGTTGGTGGACGAGCTGCCGGGCCTGGTTGCCTCGATTACCGAACGCCTGGGACCGATCGTGATGGTCGGCTACCACCGCAACGGGTGGGAACAGACCCCGACGGTGGCCGAGATCGCCGGTCACACTGTCGAATTGCTGGGCTTCAGCAGCGACGACCCGGCCAGTCTCATCCTGATCGGCCAAGACGGTCACCATCTGACGCTGCGGGTGATCTCACCGGATGCCAGCGACCAGAGTGCGCAGCGGACCCTCGATGAGGTGCGGGTCGATACCGATGCCGGCAGCCCGCCCGCGGGCCGCTCCCTGGTGGAGCGCAACGTCGCCGACGTCGCCGACAAGCTGGCCCGCCACGAGGGGCTCGATGACGATCAGCGGACCGCCCAGATCAAGCGGTGGTGTGAAGAGGCCGCAGCACAGTTCGTCGATGCGCCGGTGCAAACGTTCGTTCCGATCCTGGTCGAGCACATCGTGCGCAATCGCATGATCGAATCCCGTGGTGCGACGCACTCGCCGCTGCTCGAACGCTCACCCGAGCCGGCGAACAGCCGCTGA